A window of Pseudodesulfovibrio hydrargyri contains these coding sequences:
- the fliO gene encoding flagellar biosynthetic protein FliO: MASPVQAGAAAVPAQLPAVGSGTTILTTAGYLFLLLGVIFLAYWLLKRFGVPGALTSSGPGAPKLVNRLMLGNRQSVAVVRYRDKDLLLGVTEHNVTLLAEEEAAPEPERAERRTFASVLKRSAGRD, translated from the coding sequence TTGGCTAGCCCGGTTCAGGCCGGCGCCGCGGCCGTCCCGGCGCAGCTTCCGGCAGTGGGTTCGGGAACCACCATCCTGACCACGGCCGGATACCTGTTCCTGCTGCTCGGCGTCATTTTTCTGGCCTACTGGCTGCTCAAGCGGTTCGGCGTGCCCGGCGCGCTGACCTCTTCCGGCCCGGGCGCCCCCAAGCTGGTCAACCGCCTCATGCTCGGCAACCGCCAGTCCGTGGCCGTTGTCCGCTACCGCGACAAGGACCTCCTGCTCGGCGTGACCGAGCACAACGTCACCCTGCTGGCCGAGGAAGAGGCCGCGCCCGAACCCGAACGGGCCGAGCGCAGGACGTTCGCCTCGGTGCTCAAGAGGAGCGCGGGCCGTGACTAG
- a CDS encoding OmpA/MotB family protein, with protein sequence MAKKKEAPCPPMALWLVTFSDLMTLLLTFFVLLLTMASMDNSILTKVTLTTADLGLLDKRGSGRVNAKERLIVELMEKPWEVLEKQQRIKDLLFPDDTLPDEINKADLDDNLDVLAKQDGVALVFTDRILFAPGGSELSDKGKYLIARLVPMMTQTDAPINVAGYADASDATQTPLELSGDRALAVLSFLVDRGVPDSRFSLSAYGGAFPVINELGRPVDSPKNRRVEILLKTARPIGGY encoded by the coding sequence ATGGCCAAGAAGAAAGAGGCGCCCTGTCCGCCCATGGCCCTGTGGCTGGTCACCTTCTCGGACCTGATGACCCTGCTGCTGACGTTTTTCGTCCTGCTGCTGACCATGGCCTCCATGGACAACTCCATCCTGACCAAGGTGACCCTGACCACCGCGGACCTCGGCCTGCTCGACAAGCGCGGCTCGGGCCGGGTCAACGCCAAGGAGCGGCTCATCGTCGAGCTCATGGAAAAACCGTGGGAGGTCCTGGAAAAGCAGCAGCGCATCAAGGACCTGCTCTTCCCGGACGACACCCTGCCCGACGAGATCAACAAGGCCGACCTGGACGACAACCTCGACGTCCTGGCCAAGCAGGACGGCGTGGCCCTGGTCTTCACCGACCGGATACTCTTCGCCCCGGGCGGCTCCGAGCTGTCCGACAAGGGCAAGTACCTCATCGCCCGCCTGGTGCCGATGATGACCCAGACCGACGCGCCCATCAACGTGGCCGGGTACGCCGACGCCTCCGACGCCACGCAGACCCCGTTGGAACTGTCCGGGGACCGCGCCCTGGCCGTACTCTCCTTCCTGGTGGACAGGGGCGTGCCCGATTCGCGTTTCTCCCTGTCCGCCTACGGCGGCGCCTTCCCGGTCATCAACGAACTGGGCAGGCCCGTGGACTCGCCCAAGAACCGGCGCGTGGAGATTCTGCTCAAGACCGCCCGGCCCATCGGCGGCTACTGA
- a CDS encoding flagellar basal body-associated FliL family protein, whose protein sequence is MAQEELTQEEGKKKKGGLLKWIIIVVLLAALGVGGWFGYKMFFAAPEEDTAAQQDAAGDPGKPAEQLEGQIVALPTFLVNLADPLGRRYLKLGVEVEVRDADAQAALTKYEAKIKDTLLLLLSSKTYEGLSTMQAKVELKQEIADRLNQIIGNGGILRVYITEMVIQ, encoded by the coding sequence ATGGCTCAAGAAGAACTGACCCAGGAAGAAGGGAAGAAGAAAAAGGGCGGTCTGCTCAAGTGGATCATCATCGTCGTCCTGCTGGCGGCGCTGGGTGTGGGCGGCTGGTTCGGATACAAGATGTTCTTTGCCGCGCCTGAAGAGGACACCGCGGCGCAGCAGGACGCGGCCGGCGATCCCGGCAAGCCCGCCGAGCAGCTGGAGGGCCAGATCGTGGCCCTGCCCACGTTCCTGGTCAACCTGGCCGATCCCCTGGGCCGCCGCTACCTCAAGCTCGGGGTGGAGGTGGAGGTGCGCGACGCCGACGCCCAGGCCGCCCTGACCAAATACGAGGCCAAGATCAAGGACACCCTGCTCCTGCTGCTTTCGAGCAAGACCTACGAGGGGCTGTCCACCATGCAGGCCAAGGTGGAACTCAAGCAGGAGATCGCGGACCGCCTGAACCAGATCATCGGCAACGGCGGAATTCTTCGGGTCTACATCACGGAAATGGTCATCCAGTAG
- the fliQ gene encoding flagellar biosynthesis protein FliQ, protein MTPEFVVGFARQAIEMTLVISLPMLGIGMAVGIFISIIQAATQIQEMTLTMVPKIIAIFIALLLAFPWIMDKMTSYTTNLFLNLPNYIR, encoded by the coding sequence ATGACGCCGGAATTCGTCGTCGGATTCGCCAGACAGGCCATCGAGATGACCCTGGTCATCTCCCTGCCCATGCTCGGCATCGGCATGGCAGTGGGCATCTTCATCTCCATCATCCAGGCCGCCACCCAGATCCAGGAGATGACCCTGACCATGGTGCCCAAGATCATCGCCATCTTCATCGCCCTGCTCTTGGCCTTCCCATGGATCATGGACAAGATGACGTCCTACACCACCAACCTCTTCCTCAACCTGCCCAACTACATCCGCTAG
- a CDS encoding Nramp family divalent metal transporter → MSDAVSKEKSLEEVHGSVQTRHPKLWKRIFAFAGPAYLVSVGYMDPGNWATDLEGGSRFGYALIWVVLMSNLMAVLLQTLAARLGIVTGKDLAQACRAEYSKAVSFVLWILCEIAIAACDLAELLGTILGLNLLFGLPLLWGAAVTLFDTFLLLAIQRLGIRKMEAFILSLITVIAGGFVVNLFLARPDWGAAAAGLAPSIPEGSVYIILGIIGATVMPHNLYLHSSLVQTRHVSRIVDAKAQACRFNLLDSTLALNAAFFVNAAILVLAAAVFHRHGMVVTEIQQADRMLEQLLGTHVAPIAFGLALLAAGQSSTLTGTLAGQIVMEGFVRIRLSPHIRRLITRCIALLPAVVVIAILGDRGTYKLLILSQVVLSLQLPFAIVPLVHFTGDKLKMGSFANRWWVKILAWITSAIIIGLNGKLVYDQIAEWSGEGTSLPVTVLIVLVAVATGLFLVYLLVMPFLRGERGWPGKAPGSAAAVIEKVETKAVRHIVAALGHDSGDAPIVNQALSLAKREGSMLTLVHVVDTALAHVYDNAEDGGQNVYDEHTREDERYLAEIADEIGSSGVAVEMALLFGNPSRELVRFAETHSVDMLVMGSHGHRLLGDLLWGETVEPVRHKVDIPILVV, encoded by the coding sequence ATGAGCGATGCGGTGAGCAAGGAAAAATCCCTGGAAGAGGTCCACGGGTCGGTGCAGACCCGGCACCCCAAGCTGTGGAAACGGATATTCGCCTTTGCCGGACCGGCGTACCTGGTCAGCGTCGGATACATGGACCCCGGCAACTGGGCCACGGACCTCGAGGGCGGCTCGCGATTCGGCTACGCCCTGATCTGGGTGGTGCTCATGTCCAACCTGATGGCGGTCCTGCTCCAGACCCTGGCCGCCCGGCTCGGTATCGTCACCGGCAAGGACCTGGCCCAGGCCTGCCGGGCCGAATACTCCAAGGCCGTCTCCTTCGTCCTGTGGATACTCTGCGAAATCGCCATCGCGGCCTGCGACCTGGCCGAACTGCTCGGGACCATCCTCGGCCTGAACCTGCTCTTCGGCCTGCCCCTGCTCTGGGGCGCGGCCGTGACCCTGTTCGACACCTTCCTGCTGCTGGCCATCCAGCGGCTGGGCATCCGCAAGATGGAGGCCTTCATCCTCTCGCTGATCACGGTCATCGCCGGGGGATTCGTGGTCAACCTCTTTCTGGCCAGGCCGGACTGGGGCGCGGCCGCGGCCGGGCTTGCGCCCTCCATACCGGAAGGCTCGGTGTACATCATCCTGGGCATCATCGGGGCCACGGTCATGCCCCACAACCTGTACCTCCATTCCTCCCTGGTTCAGACGCGGCACGTCTCCCGCATCGTTGACGCCAAGGCCCAGGCCTGCCGGTTCAACCTGCTCGACTCGACCCTGGCCCTGAACGCGGCCTTTTTCGTCAATGCGGCCATCCTGGTCCTTGCGGCGGCCGTGTTCCACCGGCACGGCATGGTGGTCACCGAGATCCAGCAGGCGGACCGGATGCTCGAACAGCTGCTCGGCACCCACGTGGCCCCCATCGCCTTCGGCCTGGCCCTGCTGGCCGCCGGGCAGAGCTCGACCCTGACCGGGACCCTGGCCGGGCAGATCGTCATGGAGGGGTTCGTCAGGATTCGCCTGAGCCCCCATATCAGGAGGCTCATCACCCGGTGCATTGCGCTGCTCCCGGCCGTGGTGGTCATCGCCATCCTCGGCGACAGGGGGACCTACAAGCTGCTGATCCTCAGCCAGGTCGTCCTCAGCCTGCAACTGCCGTTCGCCATCGTCCCGCTGGTCCACTTCACGGGCGACAAGCTGAAGATGGGCTCGTTCGCCAACCGGTGGTGGGTCAAGATCCTGGCCTGGATCACCTCGGCGATCATCATCGGATTGAACGGCAAGCTGGTGTACGACCAGATCGCGGAGTGGAGCGGCGAAGGGACGTCCCTTCCGGTCACGGTCCTGATCGTCCTGGTGGCGGTGGCGACCGGGCTTTTTCTCGTCTACCTGCTGGTCATGCCGTTCCTGCGCGGCGAAAGGGGCTGGCCCGGGAAAGCGCCCGGCAGCGCGGCCGCCGTCATAGAGAAGGTCGAGACCAAGGCGGTGCGGCACATCGTCGCGGCCCTGGGGCATGATTCGGGCGACGCGCCGATCGTCAACCAGGCCCTGTCCCTGGCCAAGCGGGAGGGCTCCATGCTGACCCTGGTCCACGTGGTGGACACGGCCCTGGCCCACGTCTACGACAACGCCGAGGACGGCGGGCAGAACGTCTACGACGAGCACACCCGCGAGGACGAGCGGTACCTGGCGGAGATCGCGGACGAGATCGGCTCCTCCGGCGTGGCCGTGGAGATGGCCCTGCTCTTCGGCAACCCGTCGCGCGAACTGGTCCGGTTCGCGGAAACCCACAGCGTGGACATGCTGGTCATGGGTTCCCACGGCCACCGCCTGCTGGGCGACCTGCTCTGGGGCGAGACCGTGGAGCCGGTGCGCCACAAGGTCGACATACCCATCCTGGTCGTCTAG
- the fliP gene encoding flagellar type III secretion system pore protein FliP (The bacterial flagellar biogenesis protein FliP forms a type III secretion system (T3SS)-type pore required for flagellar assembly.) — protein MELAAGQADPQEVSTLLEILFLLTVLSMAPAIMLTMTSFTRIIIVFHFIRQAMGTQQMPPNQILSALAIFMTMVIMYPVGKAINDTALQPYMNETINFTEALTRAQVPLREFMFKHTREKDLSIFYSITKEPRPDNKEEVPTIMLVAAYTISELKTGFTIGFLIYIPFLILDMVVASILLAMGMMMLPPVMISLPFKILLFILIDGWNLLVGSLVNTFQ, from the coding sequence ATGGAGCTGGCGGCCGGACAGGCCGACCCCCAGGAGGTCTCGACCCTGCTCGAGATCCTCTTCCTGCTGACCGTCCTGTCCATGGCCCCGGCCATCATGCTGACCATGACCTCCTTCACCCGGATCATCATCGTCTTCCATTTCATCCGGCAGGCCATGGGCACCCAGCAGATGCCGCCCAACCAGATCCTGTCCGCCCTGGCCATCTTCATGACCATGGTCATCATGTACCCGGTGGGCAAGGCCATCAACGATACCGCGCTCCAGCCGTACATGAACGAGACCATCAATTTCACCGAGGCCCTGACCCGGGCCCAGGTCCCCTTACGCGAGTTCATGTTCAAGCACACCCGCGAGAAGGACCTGTCCATCTTCTATTCCATCACCAAGGAGCCGCGCCCCGACAACAAGGAGGAGGTGCCGACCATCATGCTGGTCGCCGCCTACACCATCTCGGAGTTGAAGACCGGCTTCACCATAGGCTTTCTGATCTACATCCCGTTCCTCATCCTGGACATGGTCGTGGCCTCCATTCTGCTGGCCATGGGCATGATGATGCTGCCGCCGGTCATGATCTCGCTGCCGTTCAAGATTCTCCTGTTCATCCTCATCGACGGCTGGAACCTGCTGGTGGGCTCGCTGGTCAACACCTTCCAGTGA
- a CDS encoding metallophosphoesterase family protein: MYWIAFGDIHESTGLLGSVPGLAEADGVIVTGDLTNRGGREAGKRVLDAVARYNPRILAQPGNMDSDGVTAYIREQDMDIHLRVRELAPGLGLMGVGLSTPTPFGTPGEVPESTLVQWLDRTHALADGFDRLICVIHEPPLDTVVDRLDNGQHVGSPGVRAFLKRVQPVLAVTGHIHEAAGTDRIGETPVINPGMLAGGGFVRINFDGGAVTASLESV, translated from the coding sequence ATGTACTGGATAGCTTTCGGCGACATACACGAATCAACCGGCCTGCTCGGGTCCGTACCCGGCCTGGCCGAGGCCGACGGAGTCATCGTCACCGGGGATCTGACCAACCGGGGCGGCCGCGAGGCGGGCAAGCGCGTGCTCGACGCCGTGGCCCGGTACAACCCGCGCATCCTGGCCCAGCCCGGCAACATGGACTCGGACGGCGTGACCGCCTACATCCGCGAACAGGACATGGACATCCACCTGCGCGTGCGCGAACTGGCCCCGGGCCTGGGGCTCATGGGCGTGGGGTTGTCCACCCCCACCCCGTTCGGCACGCCCGGCGAGGTCCCGGAATCCACCCTGGTCCAGTGGCTGGACCGGACCCATGCCCTGGCGGACGGGTTCGACCGGCTCATCTGCGTCATCCACGAGCCGCCCCTGGACACCGTGGTGGACCGTCTCGACAACGGCCAGCACGTGGGCAGCCCCGGCGTGCGCGCCTTCCTCAAGCGGGTCCAGCCCGTCCTGGCCGTGACCGGCCACATCCACGAGGCCGCGGGCACGGACCGCATCGGCGAGACCCCGGTCATCAACCCCGGCATGCTCGCGGGCGGCGGATTCGTGCGCATCAACTTCGACGGCGGGGCCGTGACCGCCAGCCTGGAGAGCGTGTAG
- a CDS encoding OmpA/MotB family protein yields MAKKKLKQVCEEMPLWMVTFADCMTLMLTFFILLVSMATIDQRRKLVALGSIIGTFGFNREGYDVFTRKDTKKTVEPGPIDTGDLEPLQSLKWENVDKDINFSSSRFVQILSINASLLFGPDGYTLSAEGRATLDGFLPLLAQVKYPLLLAGHTSDMRDELGLNYQPGDDQANPDLSWKLSLNRTLTIYRYLLDNGMSPDMLRVEAFGKYRPHYPPDTPENRARNRRVDIVLDKRSSRLGDRIVEALPTAPERNDAMTVDGFEFDVSTPKELQ; encoded by the coding sequence ATGGCCAAGAAGAAACTGAAGCAGGTATGCGAGGAGATGCCCCTGTGGATGGTCACGTTCGCGGACTGCATGACTTTGATGCTGACCTTCTTCATCCTGCTCGTGTCCATGGCCACCATCGACCAGCGGCGCAAGCTGGTCGCGCTCGGCTCCATCATCGGCACCTTCGGCTTCAACCGGGAGGGCTACGACGTCTTCACCCGGAAGGACACCAAGAAGACCGTGGAGCCCGGCCCCATCGACACCGGCGACCTGGAGCCGCTGCAATCCCTGAAATGGGAGAACGTGGACAAGGACATCAACTTCTCCTCCAGCCGCTTCGTCCAGATCCTGTCCATCAACGCGAGCCTGCTCTTCGGCCCGGACGGCTACACCCTGAGCGCCGAGGGCAGGGCCACCCTGGACGGCTTCCTGCCGCTGCTCGCGCAGGTCAAATATCCCCTGCTCCTGGCCGGGCACACCTCGGACATGCGCGACGAGCTCGGCCTCAACTACCAGCCCGGCGACGACCAGGCCAACCCGGACCTCTCCTGGAAGCTCTCGCTCAACCGCACCCTGACCATCTACCGCTACCTGCTCGACAACGGCATGAGCCCGGACATGCTCCGGGTGGAGGCGTTCGGCAAGTACCGGCCGCACTATCCGCCCGACACGCCGGAGAACCGCGCCCGCAACCGGCGGGTGGACATCGTCCTGGACAAGCGATCCAGCCGGCTGGGCGACCGCATCGTCGAGGCCCTGCCCACCGCGCCCGAACGCAATGACGCCATGACCGTGGACGGCTTCGAATTCGACGTGTCCACGCCCAAGGAGTTGCAGTAG
- a CDS encoding substrate-binding periplasmic protein, whose amino-acid sequence MKVLVAAVAIVITVMSSPLFAGNTLRVSSPDLLAGAKGEEMRSLVREAYRRLGVDVTFVDLPTLRELEWTDLGEVDACLARTASVAKGYPNLVRVGFPLFHHSLVACGLARGSDIRGPADLRNLRVGASRGSLAALGYLLRLGLQPVVFNDFDAAFRALEEGRIDTAIGMRLLLQQAAQAQAIPVRYSGPLADWNFYHWVNRGHADLAPRLAEVLRAMYEEGATARLLGEYAWMLDGMDAGEEASPPVRAAAGGPGG is encoded by the coding sequence ATGAAAGTTCTGGTCGCCGCCGTGGCTATAGTTATCACTGTCATGTCCTCTCCGCTTTTTGCCGGAAACACGTTGCGGGTAAGCTCCCCCGACCTGTTGGCTGGGGCCAAGGGTGAAGAAATGCGATCCCTGGTCAGGGAGGCCTATAGAAGGCTCGGGGTGGATGTGACGTTCGTCGACCTGCCCACCTTGCGCGAACTGGAGTGGACCGACTTGGGAGAGGTCGACGCCTGCCTGGCCCGGACGGCCTCGGTGGCGAAGGGATATCCCAATCTCGTCCGCGTCGGTTTTCCACTGTTCCACCATTCCCTGGTGGCCTGCGGCCTGGCGCGGGGATCGGATATCCGGGGTCCGGCGGACTTGCGGAACCTCAGGGTCGGTGCCAGCCGGGGCTCCCTCGCCGCCCTCGGCTATCTGCTGCGGCTCGGTCTCCAGCCGGTGGTGTTCAACGATTTCGACGCGGCGTTCAGGGCCCTGGAGGAGGGACGGATCGATACGGCGATCGGGATGCGGCTGCTGTTGCAACAGGCCGCACAGGCGCAGGCAATCCCGGTGCGCTACTCCGGGCCTCTGGCCGACTGGAATTTCTACCACTGGGTGAATCGCGGGCACGCGGACCTGGCCCCCCGGCTGGCCGAGGTCCTGCGGGCCATGTACGAGGAGGGCGCCACCGCCCGGCTGCTCGGGGAGTATGCCTGGATGTTGGACGGCATGGATGCCGGGGAAGAGGCCTCTCCGCCGGTCAGGGCCGCCGCCGGTGGCCCGGGCGGTTGA
- a CDS encoding 23S rRNA (pseudouridine(1915)-N(3))-methyltransferase RlmH produces MSRIGFLWVGKLKERFSQDGCALYWKKLSRFFQLEETVIKDAPGKLPPADKNKVEGERILAKVKPGDVLILLDEFGERLTSRVLADKLRQWTDAPNQRPVFVIGGPFGLSDEVKAAARHTIRLSDMTLPHELARLLLLEQLYRAGTIHKNMPYHHD; encoded by the coding sequence ATGAGCAGGATCGGCTTTCTCTGGGTGGGCAAGCTCAAGGAACGCTTTTCCCAGGACGGGTGCGCCCTGTACTGGAAAAAGCTGTCGCGCTTCTTCCAGCTGGAGGAGACGGTCATCAAGGACGCGCCCGGCAAGCTTCCCCCGGCGGACAAGAACAAGGTCGAAGGCGAGCGCATCCTGGCCAAGGTCAAGCCCGGTGACGTGCTCATCCTCCTGGACGAATTCGGCGAACGGCTGACCAGTCGCGTGCTGGCCGACAAGCTCAGGCAGTGGACCGACGCGCCCAACCAGCGCCCGGTTTTCGTCATCGGCGGGCCGTTCGGCCTGTCGGACGAGGTCAAGGCCGCCGCCCGCCATACCATCCGCTTGAGCGACATGACCCTGCCCCACGAGCTGGCCCGGCTCCTGCTCCTGGAGCAGCTCTACCGTGCCGGGACCATTCATAAAAACATGCCCTACCATCACGACTAG
- a CDS encoding Lon protease family protein, whose amino-acid sequence MTKTTLPKSLPGSKLRAAMDPATIPYATSADVPARNVYSQLQPRAIHALSLALEIRGNEHNLYVAGEPNMGRTYFVRSFLKPAAAKAAPPADWVYLYNFEDSDKPIALSLPAGRGRKFKLAQNKAMAHIRQEIPARFEKDTFQKKHERIVKKFNARREELFNEMDDTAEKENFSLSLDDEGVLTLSPIVDGEVVSDKDFDKLKPAQRKKLKAKGEELLAGVSSILRQINQNEMEMRDSESALQRETAKTVMEDCFKEVSDKFKDIEGLADYFEDLVDEVVDNVDQFMPRDTSLAGLLPEGMPSGEDFFTRFEVNLFVDNGKTKGAPVVVEDHPTPFNLLGSIEREAEMGALYTDFTLIKAGSLHQANGGFLILNVEDLLSNPSSWEGLLRALRSGQSRIEDPVDPEQVRARTIQPEPIDLDLKVVLIGTDEHYEVLLYNDDRFAKYFKLKAHLQHAAMRTAANIRNFVSIIGQTAREAGVLPLTREAMAGLIDFASRLVEDQKRLSLYIPLIRERMIEASALARMAGKETVDQTAMSEAVWAKDYRVNLYEEEFMADYDRQVIKVDTDGYGIGRANGLSVTLFGDYEFGLPHQISCTVGVGHGGILDLEREAQLGGPIHTKGMMIIKSYLVRLFAQNKPIVLTGSLCFEQSYAGIEGDSASGAELASLLSALSDTPINLSYAMTGAVSQSGAVMAVGGVNRKIEGFFEVCRRRKLTGRQGVILPADNVVNLMLKDEVVRAVDEGKFHIFPVKSIEEALFILTGLKCGTRGKNGQYPLGTLYRKVDQRLAELAELAMKTTSGGCEK is encoded by the coding sequence ATGACCAAAACGACCCTTCCCAAAAGCCTGCCCGGCTCCAAGCTGCGGGCGGCCATGGATCCGGCCACCATTCCCTACGCCACCAGCGCCGACGTCCCGGCGCGGAACGTCTATTCCCAATTGCAGCCCCGGGCGATCCACGCCCTGTCCCTGGCCCTGGAGATCAGGGGCAACGAGCACAACCTGTACGTGGCGGGCGAGCCGAACATGGGCCGCACCTATTTCGTGCGCTCGTTCCTCAAGCCCGCGGCGGCCAAGGCCGCGCCGCCCGCGGACTGGGTCTACCTGTACAACTTCGAGGACAGCGACAAGCCCATCGCCCTGTCCCTGCCCGCCGGACGGGGACGCAAGTTCAAGCTGGCCCAGAACAAGGCCATGGCCCACATCCGCCAGGAGATTCCTGCCCGGTTCGAGAAGGACACCTTCCAGAAGAAGCACGAGCGCATCGTCAAGAAGTTCAACGCCCGGCGCGAAGAGCTGTTCAACGAGATGGACGACACGGCCGAGAAGGAGAACTTTTCCCTCTCCCTGGACGACGAGGGCGTGCTGACCCTGTCGCCCATCGTGGACGGCGAGGTGGTCTCGGACAAGGATTTCGACAAGCTCAAGCCCGCCCAGCGCAAGAAGCTCAAGGCCAAGGGCGAGGAGCTGCTGGCCGGGGTCAGCTCCATCCTGCGCCAGATCAACCAGAACGAGATGGAGATGCGCGACTCCGAGAGCGCCCTGCAGCGCGAGACCGCCAAGACGGTCATGGAGGACTGCTTCAAGGAAGTCTCCGACAAGTTCAAGGACATAGAAGGACTGGCCGATTATTTCGAGGATCTGGTGGACGAGGTGGTCGACAACGTGGACCAGTTCATGCCGCGCGACACCTCCCTGGCCGGGCTGCTGCCCGAGGGCATGCCGTCGGGCGAGGACTTCTTCACCCGGTTCGAGGTCAACCTGTTCGTGGACAACGGCAAGACCAAGGGCGCGCCCGTGGTGGTGGAGGACCACCCCACGCCGTTCAACCTGCTCGGCTCCATCGAGCGCGAGGCCGAAATGGGCGCGCTGTACACGGACTTCACCCTGATCAAGGCGGGCTCCCTGCACCAGGCCAACGGCGGGTTCCTGATCCTCAACGTGGAGGACCTGCTGTCCAACCCGAGCTCCTGGGAGGGGCTGCTGCGGGCGCTGCGCTCCGGCCAGTCGCGCATCGAGGACCCGGTGGACCCGGAACAGGTCCGCGCCCGGACCATCCAGCCCGAGCCCATCGACCTGGACCTCAAGGTGGTCCTCATCGGCACGGACGAGCACTACGAGGTCCTGCTCTACAACGACGACCGGTTCGCCAAGTATTTCAAGCTCAAGGCGCATCTGCAGCACGCGGCCATGCGCACGGCGGCGAACATCCGAAACTTCGTCTCGATCATCGGCCAGACCGCGCGCGAGGCCGGGGTCCTGCCCCTGACCCGCGAGGCCATGGCCGGGCTCATCGACTTCGCCTCCCGGCTGGTGGAGGACCAGAAGAGGCTGTCCCTGTACATCCCGCTCATCCGCGAGCGCATGATCGAGGCCTCGGCTTTGGCCCGCATGGCCGGCAAGGAGACCGTGGACCAGACGGCCATGAGCGAGGCGGTCTGGGCCAAGGACTACCGCGTGAACCTCTATGAAGAGGAGTTCATGGCCGACTACGACCGCCAGGTCATCAAGGTGGACACCGACGGATACGGCATCGGCCGGGCCAACGGGCTCTCCGTGACCCTGTTCGGCGACTACGAGTTCGGCCTGCCGCACCAGATCTCGTGCACCGTGGGCGTGGGCCACGGCGGCATCCTGGACCTGGAGCGCGAGGCCCAGCTGGGCGGGCCCATCCACACCAAGGGCATGATGATCATCAAGTCCTACCTGGTCCGACTGTTCGCCCAGAACAAGCCCATCGTGCTGACCGGGTCGCTGTGCTTCGAGCAGTCGTACGCGGGCATCGAGGGCGACTCGGCCTCGGGCGCGGAGCTGGCCTCCCTGCTCTCGGCCCTGTCCGACACGCCCATCAACCTGTCCTACGCCATGACGGGCGCGGTCTCGCAGAGCGGCGCGGTCATGGCCGTGGGCGGGGTCAACCGCAAGATCGAGGGATTCTTCGAGGTCTGCCGCAGACGCAAGCTGACCGGCCGCCAGGGCGTGATCCTGCCCGCGGACAACGTGGTCAACCTGATGCTCAAGGACGAGGTGGTCCGGGCCGTGGACGAGGGCAAGTTCCACATCTTCCCGGTCAAGTCCATCGAGGAGGCCCTGTTCATCCTGACCGGGCTCAAGTGCGGAACGCGCGGCAAAAACGGCCAATACCCGCTCGGCACCCTGTACCGCAAGGTGGACCAACGGCTGGCCGAACTGGCCGAACTGGCCATGAAGACCACATCCGGGGGCTGCGAAAAGTAG
- the fliN gene encoding flagellar motor switch protein FliN, translated as MADDQDKLAQEWADALLESGDSDDDPLGNLENVTDPSEAGSADVGNDDEALADEWAAALAETEQDEVKHEKEQAFLSTQTHDYELTDMGPDAKAGSSSGKRDLDFILDIPLEVSAELGRTKLLINELLQLGQGSVVELNKLAGEPLEIYVNGKLVARGEAVVINEKFGIRLTDIISPIERVKQLG; from the coding sequence ATGGCTGACGATCAGGATAAACTCGCACAGGAATGGGCCGACGCCCTGCTGGAAAGCGGCGACTCGGACGACGATCCGCTGGGGAACCTGGAGAACGTGACCGATCCTTCGGAAGCGGGCAGCGCCGACGTGGGCAACGACGACGAGGCCCTGGCCGACGAATGGGCCGCCGCCCTGGCCGAGACCGAGCAGGACGAGGTCAAGCACGAGAAGGAACAGGCCTTCCTGTCCACCCAGACCCACGACTACGAACTGACCGACATGGGCCCGGACGCCAAGGCGGGCAGCTCCTCGGGCAAGCGCGACCTGGACTTCATCCTGGACATCCCGCTGGAGGTCTCGGCCGAACTGGGCCGCACCAAGCTGCTGATCAACGAGCTGCTGCAGCTGGGCCAGGGCTCGGTGGTCGAGCTGAACAAGCTGGCCGGCGAACCGCTGGAGATCTACGTCAACGGCAAACTGGTGGCGCGCGGCGAGGCCGTGGTCATCAACGAGAAGTTCGGCATCCGGTTGACGGACATCATCAGCCCCATCGAGCGGGTGAAGCAGCTTGGCTAG